A part of Aegilops tauschii subsp. strangulata cultivar AL8/78 chromosome 2, Aet v6.0, whole genome shotgun sequence genomic DNA contains:
- the LOC109751257 gene encoding uncharacterized protein, whose translation MPVTRGRAAAAAADEEEGHAPIDISSDSDAGGSEESGSSSSEEEPGSDEDYIDISDSGESCVDISDSGESYVDISDSDGDEEDDDEEGSSAGNEGEAEADRPGADLSEAACTKIADLLRRGRNLDGIKLAECKAYLKNNGLPQVGDIATCVERIMLHRRFKDEDPEKIYPRSSFCINCKGDVCRGDTVLFKQKVHEKSGKRHSKCMGKRIVAGKVVKESYGKDKQQHTFTIQVFWSKGVGKLPPLYLLLVKGRNLYRMMTFRQAWANEANRLKALEEKHNRGDAARRVRASNRRNSGGHALKGKKSKEKGKHQSQPGRPDGGSNSTKGGKRAMQSSNSDHPAKKNRKEEHRVSSRKNFTDGRRKARTNSAPLDKNIGIGTSSSQQNANTETNHAISQKNLRTTPVNYGLRNTEARVSKGKAGSKQKNTVGGNHDHFEGRRVSSASHPQAYPGNSVGMHHPLSERPQRPPPLREVGNAWQHHMDGRSISCPNPTMVFGHPNAAPAGWRAPGYFRGPPPDQRAVVFPPFNTSQTIYRRHPDGANVMPQYRYSGGSNGFPR comes from the exons ATGCCGGTAACAAGAGGgcgcgccgcggcggcggcggcagatgAGGAAGAGGGCCACGCGCCCATCGACATCTCCTCGGATTCCGATGCCGGCGGATCCGAAGAGTCCGGgtcgtcgtcgtcggaggaggagccCGGCAGCGACGAAGACTACATCGACATCAGCGACAGCGGCGAGAGCTGCGTCGACATCAGCGATAGCGGCGAGAGCTACGTCGACATCAGCGACAGCGACGGCGacgaagaggacgacgatgaagaAGGCAGCAGCGCCGGGAACGAGGGGGAAGCGGAGGCGGACCGGCCCGGCGCGGATCTGAGCGAGGCTGCCTGCACAAAAATCGCCGATCTCCTCCGGC GAGGGAGAAACCTGGATGGTATTAAGTTGGCGGAGTGCAAAGCATATTTAAAGAATAATGGTCTTCCCCAAGTTGGGGACATAGCAACTTGTGTCGAAAGAATAATGCTGCATCGTAG GTTCAAAGACGAAGATCCAGAGAAGATTTATCCTCGGTCATCCTTTTGTATTAACTGTAAAG GCGATGTCTGTCGAGGTGATACTGTCTTATTCAAACAAAAGGTTCACGAGAAAAG CGGCAAAAGGCACTCAAAATGTATGGGGAAGCGAATAGTAGCTGGGAAAGTTGTCAAAGAAAGCTATGGTAAAGACAAGCAACAACACACATTTACT ATTCAAGTGTTCTGGAGCAAAGGAGTAGGCAAATTACCACCTTTGTATCTGCTACTTGTCAAAGGACGCAATCTATACAGAATGATGACTTTCCGTCAG GCTTGGGCGAATGAAGCGAATAGGTTGAAGGCTCTAGAAGAAAAGCACAATAGAGGAGATGCTGCAAGGCGTGTCCGTGCTTCAAATAGACGTAATTCTGGAGGACACG CTCTTAAGGGCAAGAAATCAAAGGAAAAAGGAAAGCATCAGTCTCAACCTGGACGGCCTGATGGTGGATCCAATAGCACTAAAGGCGGAAAACGTGCTATGCAATCCTCCAATTCTGATCATCCTGCCAAAAAAAATCGAAAAGAAGAGCACCGGGTGTCTTCTAGAAAAAACTTCACTGATGGTCGTCGGAAGGCAAGGACAAATTCTGCCCCCCTGGATAAGAACATTGGCATCGGCACCAGCAGTTCTCAGCAAAATGCCAACACGGAGACAAATCATGCCATCTCGCAGAAAAACTTGCGAACAACACCAGTTAACTATGGTCTGCGTAACACGGAGGCTAGggtgagtaaaggaaaagccggTTCGAAGCAAAAAAACACTGTTGGTGGCAACCATGATCATTTTGAAGGAAGGCGCGTAAGTTCAGCTTCTCACCCGCAGGCTTACCCAGGAAATTCAGTTGGGATGCATCATCCTTTATCTGAGAGGCCCCAGCGGCCACCTCCATTGCGCGAAGTTGGCAATGCCTGGCAACATCATATGGACGGCAGATCAATTTCATGTCCAAACCCTACAATGGTTTTCGGACACCCAAATGCAGCACCGGCTGGCTGGCGTGCGCCTGGTTATTTCAGGGGACCTCCACCTGATCAACGCGCGGTGGTATTTCCACCATTCAACACGTCGCAAACTATATACCGCCGTCATCCAGATGGGGCAAATGTGATGCCGCAGTACAGATATTCTGGTGGTAGTAATGGTTTTCCACGATAG